The Alphaproteobacteria bacterium US3C007 genomic interval GTTTGGTGTATTGGGCCCCTCGTGAACCCGCAGATTTAAGCTTGGCAGCGCCCAAACCGATTGGTGATGATCTTGATCATTATTTGCAAGATGCAGAGAGCGCGTATTCCGATATTAAACCCTCTTTAGAAAAACGCATCATTTGGGCAAATGACGCCAAAGAAAAAACTCTGCTATCTGTGGTGTATTTGCACGGGTTTTCGGCAGCATCTGAAGAAATTAGGCCTGTACCCGATTTGGTCTCAAACGCTTTGGGCAGCAATTTGTTTTTTACCCGCCTGCAAGGGCATGGGCGCGAAGATAAAGCCCTAGCAGAGGGGACGGTTGCGGGTTGGATGGCGGATTTACAAGAGGCGATTTTAATTGGTGAGCGCTTGGGTGAGCGGGTTTTGCTTATCTCGACCTCAACAGGGGGCACCTTGGCGGCGGTGGCGGCGCTAAATCCGAAGCTGTCCCAAAAGCTTGCAGGCTCGGTGTTTGTATCGCCAAATTTTGGCATCCTAGATTTTCGCGCGCGGTTCTTAACATGGCCGTTGGCGCGCTATTGGTTGCCGGTTTTTGCGGGCAAAACGCGCCGGTTTGACCCCCGCAGCGCGGCGCATGCCGCGACGTGCAGCCTTGTTTACCCATCCGTGGCGGTTCTGCCCGTCGGTGCCTTGGTCAAACAGGTCATGCAATTGGATTTTGCACGGGCAAAAATTCCCAGCTTATTTTTGTATTCGTCCAAAGATCAGGTGGTACAGGCTGATAAAATTTTACAGGTAATGCATGCTTGGGGCGGCCAGAGCACAGGGCAGGAAATTCACTTGGGGCAACAGGATGATGAGAGCTTCCACGTGCTTGCCGGGCATGTCTTGTCGCCTAGCCAAACCAAGCCCGTTGCGGATATCATCCTCAATTGGGCCCAACGCGTTTAAAACGGGACCGGTTACCCCTTTTCGTCTCTTAGAAAAGTAAATCGGTGGCGTCTGCTTAACAGAAAAAAGCGTGGCTTTTACTGAAGCAGTATTTCGATTTCAGACGTGATCTTTCGCCCGCTGG includes:
- a CDS encoding alpha/beta hydrolase; the protein is MTFFFILIIGILCLLVLGLVYWAPREPADLSLAAPKPIGDDLDHYLQDAESAYSDIKPSLEKRIIWANDAKEKTLLSVVYLHGFSAASEEIRPVPDLVSNALGSNLFFTRLQGHGREDKALAEGTVAGWMADLQEAILIGERLGERVLLISTSTGGTLAAVAALNPKLSQKLAGSVFVSPNFGILDFRARFLTWPLARYWLPVFAGKTRRFDPRSAAHAATCSLVYPSVAVLPVGALVKQVMQLDFARAKIPSLFLYSSKDQVVQADKILQVMHAWGGQSTGQEIHLGQQDDESFHVLAGHVLSPSQTKPVADIILNWAQRV